One Prunus dulcis chromosome 7, ALMONDv2, whole genome shotgun sequence DNA segment encodes these proteins:
- the LOC117634805 gene encoding folylpolyglutamate synthase isoform X7 has protein sequence MPPLTSSVDALPMNVYTNTLLKCERFEVSHFHDRSVRLFTNKTWRSNNVPAFRGTSHLNRRGYRSTKISSQVMEQMQSNVFVKEYSEDLPVTSSYESAMEALSSLITRKKRGERSSVGGKYGKLERMSIYLKILGLEEKIGGLKIIHVAGTKGKGSTCTFCEAILRECGFRTGLFTSPHLIDVRERFRINGLDITEDRFLLYFWNCWNQLEERVTEDLPMPPLFQFLTLLALKIFVCEQVDVAIIEVGLGGRRDSTNVIKEPIVCGITSLGMDHVEALGNTLGQIASHKAGIFKPHIPAFVVAQLSEAMDVIQEVARGLAVPLEVVAPLDCEKMDGLKLSLSGDHQFINAGLAVSLSKCWLQRTGNWEKLFGKQANLESNLPGAFRRGLSTAHLSGRAQIVYDTSLKSCNSSKVSESSCGDLIFYLDGAHSPESMEVCGRWFSSAVKGKQKASSCFTVENMVQVWGNGQLQYGTEKRDKSYKISKQVLISQRPFLSQVCQLITELLLLPQSFLPITLAGTCLGSSASRDTGRR, from the exons ATGCCTCCGCTTACTTCCTCT GTTGATGCTCTCCCGATGAATGTCTATACAAACACCCTCCTGAAGTGTGAGAGATTTGAAGTTTCACACTTCCATGACCGAAGTGTTCGCTTGTTTACTAATAAAACATGGAGATCAAATAATGTGCCGGCTTTTAGAGGCACAAGTCATCTTAATAGACGTG GTTATAGATCTACAAAGATATCATCTCAAGTTATGGAACAAATGCAAAGCAATGTGTTTGTCAAAGAGTACTCAGAGGACTTACCTGTTACATCTTCATATGAATCGGCCATGGAAGCACTTTCCTCCTTGATTACACGTAAAAAACGTGGAGAGAGATCATCTGTAGGTGGTAAATATGGGAAGTTGGAAAGGATGTCGATATATCTCAAG ATACTAGGCTTGGAGGAAAAGATAGGAGGACTCAAAATTATTCATGTGGCTGGAACAAAGGGCAAG GGTTCAACATGCACATTCTGTGAGGCTATTTTGCGGGAGTGTGGTTTTCGAACGGGACTGTTCACTTCTCCTCACCTGATAGATGTGAGAGAAAGATTTCGGATCAATGG GTTGGACATAACTGAAGATAGATTTCTACTGTATTTTTGGAATTGCTGGAATCAACTGGAG GAAAGGGTTACAGAGGACCTGCCAATGCCTCCACTATTTCAGTTCCTCACTTTATTAGCTctcaaaatatttgtttgtgaaCAG GTTGACGTTGCTATTATTGAAGTTGGTCTTGGGGGAAGAAGAGATTCAACAAATGTG ATAAAAGAACCTATTGTTTGTGGCATTACATCTCTGGGGATGGACCACGTGGAGGCATTGG GAAATACCCTTGGGCAGATAGCTTCTCATAAGGCCGGAATATTCAAG CCTCATATTCCTGCATTCGTGGTAGCTCAACTTTCTGAAGCAATGGATGTAATCCAGGAGGTGGCTCGTGGACTAGCG GTTCCGTTGGAAGTAGTGGCACCACTTGACTGTGAGAAGATGGATGGTTTAAAACTTAGCTTGTCTGGTgaccaccagttcatcaatgCTGGTCTTGCtgtttctctttctaaatGTTGGCTTCAAAGAACGGGGAATTGGGAAAAACTTTTTGGAAAACAAGCTAACCTGGAAAGCAATTTACCAGGGGCATTTCGTAGAGGTCTTTCAACAGCACATCTTTCTGGGAGAGCTCAGATTGTTTATGATACTTCTCTGAAGTCTTGCAATTCATCAAAAGTGTCTGAAAGTTCTTGTGGAGATCTAATTTTCTACTTGGATGGAGCTCACAGTCCTGAGAGCATGGAGGTTTGTGGAAGATGGTTCTCTAGTGCAGTAAAGGGAAAACAGAAGGCATCATCTTGTTTTACGGTTGAAAACATGGTGCAGGTTTGGGGGAATGGTCAACTCCAATATGGAACAGAAAAAAGGGATAAGTCTTACAAAATATCAAAGCAG GTACTCATTTCTCAAAGGCCCTTTTTGTCCCAAGTATGTCAACTTATAACAGAGTTACTTCTGCTGCCTCAGTCATTCCTGCCGATAACTTTAGCAGGGACCTGTCTTGGCAGTTCAGCCTCCAGAGACACTGGGAGAAGATGA
- the LOC117634805 gene encoding folylpolyglutamate synthase isoform X2: MPPLTSSVDALPMNVYTNTLLKCERFEVSHFHDRSVRLFTNKTWRSNNVPAFRGTSHLNRRGYRSTKISSQVMEQMQSNVFVKEYSEDLPVTSSYESAMEALSSLITRKKRGERSSVGGKYGKLERMSIYLKILGLEEKIGGLKIIHVAGTKGKGSTCTFCEAILRECGFRTGLFTSPHLIDVRERFRINGLDITEDRFLLYFWNCWNQLEVDVAIIEVGLGGRRDSTNVIKEPIVCGITSLGMDHVEALGNTLGQIASHKAGIFKPHIPAFVVAQLSEAMDVIQEVARGLAVPLEVVAPLDCEKMDGLKLSLSGDHQFINAGLAVSLSKCWLQRTGNWEKLFGKQANLESNLPGAFRRGLSTAHLSGRAQIVYDTSLKSCNSSKVSESSCGDLIFYLDGAHSPESMEVCGRWFSSAVKGKQKASSCFTVENMVQVWGNGQLQYGTEKRDKSYKISKQILLFNCMEVRDPQVLLPKLVSTCASSGTHFSKALFVPSMSTYNRVTSAASVIPADNFSRDLSWQFSLQRHWEKMIHGKDTEVDTVIDTEPKMDAAKFLPYEFLYEDASHCSPVENHFACSAVIPSLPLAIDWLRDCVIRNPSVRIQVLVTGSLHLVGDVLKLLKR; encoded by the exons ATGCCTCCGCTTACTTCCTCT GTTGATGCTCTCCCGATGAATGTCTATACAAACACCCTCCTGAAGTGTGAGAGATTTGAAGTTTCACACTTCCATGACCGAAGTGTTCGCTTGTTTACTAATAAAACATGGAGATCAAATAATGTGCCGGCTTTTAGAGGCACAAGTCATCTTAATAGACGTG GTTATAGATCTACAAAGATATCATCTCAAGTTATGGAACAAATGCAAAGCAATGTGTTTGTCAAAGAGTACTCAGAGGACTTACCTGTTACATCTTCATATGAATCGGCCATGGAAGCACTTTCCTCCTTGATTACACGTAAAAAACGTGGAGAGAGATCATCTGTAGGTGGTAAATATGGGAAGTTGGAAAGGATGTCGATATATCTCAAG ATACTAGGCTTGGAGGAAAAGATAGGAGGACTCAAAATTATTCATGTGGCTGGAACAAAGGGCAAG GGTTCAACATGCACATTCTGTGAGGCTATTTTGCGGGAGTGTGGTTTTCGAACGGGACTGTTCACTTCTCCTCACCTGATAGATGTGAGAGAAAGATTTCGGATCAATGG GTTGGACATAACTGAAGATAGATTTCTACTGTATTTTTGGAATTGCTGGAATCAACTGGAG GTTGACGTTGCTATTATTGAAGTTGGTCTTGGGGGAAGAAGAGATTCAACAAATGTG ATAAAAGAACCTATTGTTTGTGGCATTACATCTCTGGGGATGGACCACGTGGAGGCATTGG GAAATACCCTTGGGCAGATAGCTTCTCATAAGGCCGGAATATTCAAG CCTCATATTCCTGCATTCGTGGTAGCTCAACTTTCTGAAGCAATGGATGTAATCCAGGAGGTGGCTCGTGGACTAGCG GTTCCGTTGGAAGTAGTGGCACCACTTGACTGTGAGAAGATGGATGGTTTAAAACTTAGCTTGTCTGGTgaccaccagttcatcaatgCTGGTCTTGCtgtttctctttctaaatGTTGGCTTCAAAGAACGGGGAATTGGGAAAAACTTTTTGGAAAACAAGCTAACCTGGAAAGCAATTTACCAGGGGCATTTCGTAGAGGTCTTTCAACAGCACATCTTTCTGGGAGAGCTCAGATTGTTTATGATACTTCTCTGAAGTCTTGCAATTCATCAAAAGTGTCTGAAAGTTCTTGTGGAGATCTAATTTTCTACTTGGATGGAGCTCACAGTCCTGAGAGCATGGAGGTTTGTGGAAGATGGTTCTCTAGTGCAGTAAAGGGAAAACAGAAGGCATCATCTTGTTTTACGGTTGAAAACATGGTGCAGGTTTGGGGGAATGGTCAACTCCAATATGGAACAGAAAAAAGGGATAAGTCTTACAAAATATCAAAGCAG attcttttattcaattgcATGGAGGTTAGAGACCCTCAAGTATTGCTTCCAAAGCTTGTAAGCACGTGTGCTTCTTCAG GTACTCATTTCTCAAAGGCCCTTTTTGTCCCAAGTATGTCAACTTATAACAGAGTTACTTCTGCTGCCTCAGTCATTCCTGCCGATAACTTTAGCAGGGACCTGTCTTGGCAGTTCAGCCTCCAGAGACACTGGGAGAAGATGATCCATGGGAAGG ATACAGAAGTCGATACTGTTATTGACACGGAACCAAAAATGGATGCTGCAAAATTTTTGCCTTACGAGTTTCTTTATGAGGATGCTTCTCATTGCAGTCCTGTTGAAAATCATTTTGCTTGTAGTGCAGTAATCCCTTCACTGCCATTGGCTATAGATTGGCTCAGGGATTGTGTAATAAGAAACCCTTCTGTTAGAATCCAG GTTCTTGTAACCGGGTCATTGCATTTGGTTGGAGATGTACTAAAGCTGTTGAAGAGAtga
- the LOC117634805 gene encoding folylpolyglutamate synthase isoform X5 translates to MPPLTSSVDALPMNVYTNTLLKCERFEVSHFHDRSVRLFTNKTWRSNNVPAFRGTSHLNRRGYRSTKISSQVMEQMQSNVFVKEYSEDLPVTSSYESAMEALSSLITRKKRGERSSVGGKYGKLERMSIYLKILGLEEKIGGLKIIHVAGTKGKVDVAIIEVGLGGRRDSTNVIKEPIVCGITSLGMDHVEALGNTLGQIASHKAGIFKPHIPAFVVAQLSEAMDVIQEVARGLAVPLEVVAPLDCEKMDGLKLSLSGDHQFINAGLAVSLSKCWLQRTGNWEKLFGKQANLESNLPGAFRRGLSTAHLSGRAQIVYDTSLKSCNSSKVSESSCGDLIFYLDGAHSPESMEVCGRWFSSAVKGKQKASSCFTVENMVQVWGNGQLQYGTEKRDKSYKISKQILLFNCMEVRDPQVLLPKLVSTCASSGTHFSKALFVPSMSTYNRVTSAASVIPADNFSRDLSWQFSLQRHWEKMIHGKDTEVDTVIDTEPKMDAAKFLPYEFLYEDASHCSPVENHFACSAVIPSLPLAIDWLRDCVIRNPSVRIQVLVTGSLHLVGDVLKLLKR, encoded by the exons ATGCCTCCGCTTACTTCCTCT GTTGATGCTCTCCCGATGAATGTCTATACAAACACCCTCCTGAAGTGTGAGAGATTTGAAGTTTCACACTTCCATGACCGAAGTGTTCGCTTGTTTACTAATAAAACATGGAGATCAAATAATGTGCCGGCTTTTAGAGGCACAAGTCATCTTAATAGACGTG GTTATAGATCTACAAAGATATCATCTCAAGTTATGGAACAAATGCAAAGCAATGTGTTTGTCAAAGAGTACTCAGAGGACTTACCTGTTACATCTTCATATGAATCGGCCATGGAAGCACTTTCCTCCTTGATTACACGTAAAAAACGTGGAGAGAGATCATCTGTAGGTGGTAAATATGGGAAGTTGGAAAGGATGTCGATATATCTCAAG ATACTAGGCTTGGAGGAAAAGATAGGAGGACTCAAAATTATTCATGTGGCTGGAACAAAGGGCAAG GTTGACGTTGCTATTATTGAAGTTGGTCTTGGGGGAAGAAGAGATTCAACAAATGTG ATAAAAGAACCTATTGTTTGTGGCATTACATCTCTGGGGATGGACCACGTGGAGGCATTGG GAAATACCCTTGGGCAGATAGCTTCTCATAAGGCCGGAATATTCAAG CCTCATATTCCTGCATTCGTGGTAGCTCAACTTTCTGAAGCAATGGATGTAATCCAGGAGGTGGCTCGTGGACTAGCG GTTCCGTTGGAAGTAGTGGCACCACTTGACTGTGAGAAGATGGATGGTTTAAAACTTAGCTTGTCTGGTgaccaccagttcatcaatgCTGGTCTTGCtgtttctctttctaaatGTTGGCTTCAAAGAACGGGGAATTGGGAAAAACTTTTTGGAAAACAAGCTAACCTGGAAAGCAATTTACCAGGGGCATTTCGTAGAGGTCTTTCAACAGCACATCTTTCTGGGAGAGCTCAGATTGTTTATGATACTTCTCTGAAGTCTTGCAATTCATCAAAAGTGTCTGAAAGTTCTTGTGGAGATCTAATTTTCTACTTGGATGGAGCTCACAGTCCTGAGAGCATGGAGGTTTGTGGAAGATGGTTCTCTAGTGCAGTAAAGGGAAAACAGAAGGCATCATCTTGTTTTACGGTTGAAAACATGGTGCAGGTTTGGGGGAATGGTCAACTCCAATATGGAACAGAAAAAAGGGATAAGTCTTACAAAATATCAAAGCAG attcttttattcaattgcATGGAGGTTAGAGACCCTCAAGTATTGCTTCCAAAGCTTGTAAGCACGTGTGCTTCTTCAG GTACTCATTTCTCAAAGGCCCTTTTTGTCCCAAGTATGTCAACTTATAACAGAGTTACTTCTGCTGCCTCAGTCATTCCTGCCGATAACTTTAGCAGGGACCTGTCTTGGCAGTTCAGCCTCCAGAGACACTGGGAGAAGATGATCCATGGGAAGG ATACAGAAGTCGATACTGTTATTGACACGGAACCAAAAATGGATGCTGCAAAATTTTTGCCTTACGAGTTTCTTTATGAGGATGCTTCTCATTGCAGTCCTGTTGAAAATCATTTTGCTTGTAGTGCAGTAATCCCTTCACTGCCATTGGCTATAGATTGGCTCAGGGATTGTGTAATAAGAAACCCTTCTGTTAGAATCCAG GTTCTTGTAACCGGGTCATTGCATTTGGTTGGAGATGTACTAAAGCTGTTGAAGAGAtga
- the LOC117634805 gene encoding folylpolyglutamate synthase isoform X3 yields MPPLTSSVDALPMNVYTNTLLKCERFEVSHFHDRSVRLFTNKTWRSNNVPAFRGTSHLNRRGYRSTKISSQVMEQMQSNVFVKEYSEDLPVTSSYESAMEALSSLITRKKRGERSSVGGKYGKLERMSIYLKILGLEEKIGGLKIIHVAGTKGKGSTCTFCEAILRECGFRTGLFTSPHLIDVRERFRINGLDITEDRFLLYFWNCWNQLEERVTEDLPMPPLFQFLTLLALKIFVCEQVDVAIIEVGLGGRRDSTNVIKEPIVCGITSLGMDHVEALGNTLGQIASHKAGIFKPHIPAFVVAQLSEAMDVIQEVARGLAVPLEVVAPLDCEKMDGLKLSLSGDHQFINAGLAVSLSKCWLQRTGNWEKLFGKQANLESNLPGAFRRGLSTAHLSGRAQIVYDTSLKSCNSSKVSESSCGDLIFYLDGAHSPESMEVCGRWFSSAVKGKQKASSCFTVENMVQVWGNGQLQYGTEKRDKSYKISKQILLFNCMEVRDPQVLLPKLVSTCASSGTHFSKALFVPSMSTYNRVTSAASVIPADNFSRDLSWQFSLQRHWEKMIHGKESFVLLGACSCNHVAHALAQFALSCKDFVSWVEDTPLWLHPLLSHDIN; encoded by the exons ATGCCTCCGCTTACTTCCTCT GTTGATGCTCTCCCGATGAATGTCTATACAAACACCCTCCTGAAGTGTGAGAGATTTGAAGTTTCACACTTCCATGACCGAAGTGTTCGCTTGTTTACTAATAAAACATGGAGATCAAATAATGTGCCGGCTTTTAGAGGCACAAGTCATCTTAATAGACGTG GTTATAGATCTACAAAGATATCATCTCAAGTTATGGAACAAATGCAAAGCAATGTGTTTGTCAAAGAGTACTCAGAGGACTTACCTGTTACATCTTCATATGAATCGGCCATGGAAGCACTTTCCTCCTTGATTACACGTAAAAAACGTGGAGAGAGATCATCTGTAGGTGGTAAATATGGGAAGTTGGAAAGGATGTCGATATATCTCAAG ATACTAGGCTTGGAGGAAAAGATAGGAGGACTCAAAATTATTCATGTGGCTGGAACAAAGGGCAAG GGTTCAACATGCACATTCTGTGAGGCTATTTTGCGGGAGTGTGGTTTTCGAACGGGACTGTTCACTTCTCCTCACCTGATAGATGTGAGAGAAAGATTTCGGATCAATGG GTTGGACATAACTGAAGATAGATTTCTACTGTATTTTTGGAATTGCTGGAATCAACTGGAG GAAAGGGTTACAGAGGACCTGCCAATGCCTCCACTATTTCAGTTCCTCACTTTATTAGCTctcaaaatatttgtttgtgaaCAG GTTGACGTTGCTATTATTGAAGTTGGTCTTGGGGGAAGAAGAGATTCAACAAATGTG ATAAAAGAACCTATTGTTTGTGGCATTACATCTCTGGGGATGGACCACGTGGAGGCATTGG GAAATACCCTTGGGCAGATAGCTTCTCATAAGGCCGGAATATTCAAG CCTCATATTCCTGCATTCGTGGTAGCTCAACTTTCTGAAGCAATGGATGTAATCCAGGAGGTGGCTCGTGGACTAGCG GTTCCGTTGGAAGTAGTGGCACCACTTGACTGTGAGAAGATGGATGGTTTAAAACTTAGCTTGTCTGGTgaccaccagttcatcaatgCTGGTCTTGCtgtttctctttctaaatGTTGGCTTCAAAGAACGGGGAATTGGGAAAAACTTTTTGGAAAACAAGCTAACCTGGAAAGCAATTTACCAGGGGCATTTCGTAGAGGTCTTTCAACAGCACATCTTTCTGGGAGAGCTCAGATTGTTTATGATACTTCTCTGAAGTCTTGCAATTCATCAAAAGTGTCTGAAAGTTCTTGTGGAGATCTAATTTTCTACTTGGATGGAGCTCACAGTCCTGAGAGCATGGAGGTTTGTGGAAGATGGTTCTCTAGTGCAGTAAAGGGAAAACAGAAGGCATCATCTTGTTTTACGGTTGAAAACATGGTGCAGGTTTGGGGGAATGGTCAACTCCAATATGGAACAGAAAAAAGGGATAAGTCTTACAAAATATCAAAGCAG attcttttattcaattgcATGGAGGTTAGAGACCCTCAAGTATTGCTTCCAAAGCTTGTAAGCACGTGTGCTTCTTCAG GTACTCATTTCTCAAAGGCCCTTTTTGTCCCAAGTATGTCAACTTATAACAGAGTTACTTCTGCTGCCTCAGTCATTCCTGCCGATAACTTTAGCAGGGACCTGTCTTGGCAGTTCAGCCTCCAGAGACACTGGGAGAAGATGATCCATGGGAAGG AAAGCTTTGTGTTGCTGGGAGCTTGCAGCTGCAACCATGTTGCTCACGCTCTGGCCCAGTTTGCTTTAAGTTGTAAGGATTTCGTTTCTTGGGTTGAAGATACTCCTCTTTGGCTGCATCCTCTTCTCTCCCATGATATCAACTAG
- the LOC117634805 gene encoding folylpolyglutamate synthase isoform X6 gives MPPLTSSVDALPMNVYTNTLLKCERFEVSHFHDRSVRLFTNKTWRSNNVPAFRGTSHLNRRGYRSTKISSQVMEQMQSNVFVKEYSEDLPVTSSYESAMEALSSLITRKKRGERSSVGGKYGKLERMSIYLKVDVAIIEVGLGGRRDSTNVIKEPIVCGITSLGMDHVEALGNTLGQIASHKAGIFKPHIPAFVVAQLSEAMDVIQEVARGLAVPLEVVAPLDCEKMDGLKLSLSGDHQFINAGLAVSLSKCWLQRTGNWEKLFGKQANLESNLPGAFRRGLSTAHLSGRAQIVYDTSLKSCNSSKVSESSCGDLIFYLDGAHSPESMEVCGRWFSSAVKGKQKASSCFTVENMVQVWGNGQLQYGTEKRDKSYKISKQILLFNCMEVRDPQVLLPKLVSTCASSGTHFSKALFVPSMSTYNRVTSAASVIPADNFSRDLSWQFSLQRHWEKMIHGKDTEVDTVIDTEPKMDAAKFLPYEFLYEDASHCSPVENHFACSAVIPSLPLAIDWLRDCVIRNPSVRIQVLVTGSLHLVGDVLKLLKR, from the exons ATGCCTCCGCTTACTTCCTCT GTTGATGCTCTCCCGATGAATGTCTATACAAACACCCTCCTGAAGTGTGAGAGATTTGAAGTTTCACACTTCCATGACCGAAGTGTTCGCTTGTTTACTAATAAAACATGGAGATCAAATAATGTGCCGGCTTTTAGAGGCACAAGTCATCTTAATAGACGTG GTTATAGATCTACAAAGATATCATCTCAAGTTATGGAACAAATGCAAAGCAATGTGTTTGTCAAAGAGTACTCAGAGGACTTACCTGTTACATCTTCATATGAATCGGCCATGGAAGCACTTTCCTCCTTGATTACACGTAAAAAACGTGGAGAGAGATCATCTGTAGGTGGTAAATATGGGAAGTTGGAAAGGATGTCGATATATCTCAAG GTTGACGTTGCTATTATTGAAGTTGGTCTTGGGGGAAGAAGAGATTCAACAAATGTG ATAAAAGAACCTATTGTTTGTGGCATTACATCTCTGGGGATGGACCACGTGGAGGCATTGG GAAATACCCTTGGGCAGATAGCTTCTCATAAGGCCGGAATATTCAAG CCTCATATTCCTGCATTCGTGGTAGCTCAACTTTCTGAAGCAATGGATGTAATCCAGGAGGTGGCTCGTGGACTAGCG GTTCCGTTGGAAGTAGTGGCACCACTTGACTGTGAGAAGATGGATGGTTTAAAACTTAGCTTGTCTGGTgaccaccagttcatcaatgCTGGTCTTGCtgtttctctttctaaatGTTGGCTTCAAAGAACGGGGAATTGGGAAAAACTTTTTGGAAAACAAGCTAACCTGGAAAGCAATTTACCAGGGGCATTTCGTAGAGGTCTTTCAACAGCACATCTTTCTGGGAGAGCTCAGATTGTTTATGATACTTCTCTGAAGTCTTGCAATTCATCAAAAGTGTCTGAAAGTTCTTGTGGAGATCTAATTTTCTACTTGGATGGAGCTCACAGTCCTGAGAGCATGGAGGTTTGTGGAAGATGGTTCTCTAGTGCAGTAAAGGGAAAACAGAAGGCATCATCTTGTTTTACGGTTGAAAACATGGTGCAGGTTTGGGGGAATGGTCAACTCCAATATGGAACAGAAAAAAGGGATAAGTCTTACAAAATATCAAAGCAG attcttttattcaattgcATGGAGGTTAGAGACCCTCAAGTATTGCTTCCAAAGCTTGTAAGCACGTGTGCTTCTTCAG GTACTCATTTCTCAAAGGCCCTTTTTGTCCCAAGTATGTCAACTTATAACAGAGTTACTTCTGCTGCCTCAGTCATTCCTGCCGATAACTTTAGCAGGGACCTGTCTTGGCAGTTCAGCCTCCAGAGACACTGGGAGAAGATGATCCATGGGAAGG ATACAGAAGTCGATACTGTTATTGACACGGAACCAAAAATGGATGCTGCAAAATTTTTGCCTTACGAGTTTCTTTATGAGGATGCTTCTCATTGCAGTCCTGTTGAAAATCATTTTGCTTGTAGTGCAGTAATCCCTTCACTGCCATTGGCTATAGATTGGCTCAGGGATTGTGTAATAAGAAACCCTTCTGTTAGAATCCAG GTTCTTGTAACCGGGTCATTGCATTTGGTTGGAGATGTACTAAAGCTGTTGAAGAGAtga
- the LOC117634805 gene encoding folylpolyglutamate synthase isoform X1, with the protein MPPLTSSVDALPMNVYTNTLLKCERFEVSHFHDRSVRLFTNKTWRSNNVPAFRGTSHLNRRGYRSTKISSQVMEQMQSNVFVKEYSEDLPVTSSYESAMEALSSLITRKKRGERSSVGGKYGKLERMSIYLKILGLEEKIGGLKIIHVAGTKGKGSTCTFCEAILRECGFRTGLFTSPHLIDVRERFRINGLDITEDRFLLYFWNCWNQLEERVTEDLPMPPLFQFLTLLALKIFVCEQVDVAIIEVGLGGRRDSTNVIKEPIVCGITSLGMDHVEALGNTLGQIASHKAGIFKPHIPAFVVAQLSEAMDVIQEVARGLAVPLEVVAPLDCEKMDGLKLSLSGDHQFINAGLAVSLSKCWLQRTGNWEKLFGKQANLESNLPGAFRRGLSTAHLSGRAQIVYDTSLKSCNSSKVSESSCGDLIFYLDGAHSPESMEVCGRWFSSAVKGKQKASSCFTVENMVQVWGNGQLQYGTEKRDKSYKISKQILLFNCMEVRDPQVLLPKLVSTCASSGTHFSKALFVPSMSTYNRVTSAASVIPADNFSRDLSWQFSLQRHWEKMIHGKDTEVDTVIDTEPKMDAAKFLPYEFLYEDASHCSPVENHFACSAVIPSLPLAIDWLRDCVIRNPSVRIQVLVTGSLHLVGDVLKLLKR; encoded by the exons ATGCCTCCGCTTACTTCCTCT GTTGATGCTCTCCCGATGAATGTCTATACAAACACCCTCCTGAAGTGTGAGAGATTTGAAGTTTCACACTTCCATGACCGAAGTGTTCGCTTGTTTACTAATAAAACATGGAGATCAAATAATGTGCCGGCTTTTAGAGGCACAAGTCATCTTAATAGACGTG GTTATAGATCTACAAAGATATCATCTCAAGTTATGGAACAAATGCAAAGCAATGTGTTTGTCAAAGAGTACTCAGAGGACTTACCTGTTACATCTTCATATGAATCGGCCATGGAAGCACTTTCCTCCTTGATTACACGTAAAAAACGTGGAGAGAGATCATCTGTAGGTGGTAAATATGGGAAGTTGGAAAGGATGTCGATATATCTCAAG ATACTAGGCTTGGAGGAAAAGATAGGAGGACTCAAAATTATTCATGTGGCTGGAACAAAGGGCAAG GGTTCAACATGCACATTCTGTGAGGCTATTTTGCGGGAGTGTGGTTTTCGAACGGGACTGTTCACTTCTCCTCACCTGATAGATGTGAGAGAAAGATTTCGGATCAATGG GTTGGACATAACTGAAGATAGATTTCTACTGTATTTTTGGAATTGCTGGAATCAACTGGAG GAAAGGGTTACAGAGGACCTGCCAATGCCTCCACTATTTCAGTTCCTCACTTTATTAGCTctcaaaatatttgtttgtgaaCAG GTTGACGTTGCTATTATTGAAGTTGGTCTTGGGGGAAGAAGAGATTCAACAAATGTG ATAAAAGAACCTATTGTTTGTGGCATTACATCTCTGGGGATGGACCACGTGGAGGCATTGG GAAATACCCTTGGGCAGATAGCTTCTCATAAGGCCGGAATATTCAAG CCTCATATTCCTGCATTCGTGGTAGCTCAACTTTCTGAAGCAATGGATGTAATCCAGGAGGTGGCTCGTGGACTAGCG GTTCCGTTGGAAGTAGTGGCACCACTTGACTGTGAGAAGATGGATGGTTTAAAACTTAGCTTGTCTGGTgaccaccagttcatcaatgCTGGTCTTGCtgtttctctttctaaatGTTGGCTTCAAAGAACGGGGAATTGGGAAAAACTTTTTGGAAAACAAGCTAACCTGGAAAGCAATTTACCAGGGGCATTTCGTAGAGGTCTTTCAACAGCACATCTTTCTGGGAGAGCTCAGATTGTTTATGATACTTCTCTGAAGTCTTGCAATTCATCAAAAGTGTCTGAAAGTTCTTGTGGAGATCTAATTTTCTACTTGGATGGAGCTCACAGTCCTGAGAGCATGGAGGTTTGTGGAAGATGGTTCTCTAGTGCAGTAAAGGGAAAACAGAAGGCATCATCTTGTTTTACGGTTGAAAACATGGTGCAGGTTTGGGGGAATGGTCAACTCCAATATGGAACAGAAAAAAGGGATAAGTCTTACAAAATATCAAAGCAG attcttttattcaattgcATGGAGGTTAGAGACCCTCAAGTATTGCTTCCAAAGCTTGTAAGCACGTGTGCTTCTTCAG GTACTCATTTCTCAAAGGCCCTTTTTGTCCCAAGTATGTCAACTTATAACAGAGTTACTTCTGCTGCCTCAGTCATTCCTGCCGATAACTTTAGCAGGGACCTGTCTTGGCAGTTCAGCCTCCAGAGACACTGGGAGAAGATGATCCATGGGAAGG ATACAGAAGTCGATACTGTTATTGACACGGAACCAAAAATGGATGCTGCAAAATTTTTGCCTTACGAGTTTCTTTATGAGGATGCTTCTCATTGCAGTCCTGTTGAAAATCATTTTGCTTGTAGTGCAGTAATCCCTTCACTGCCATTGGCTATAGATTGGCTCAGGGATTGTGTAATAAGAAACCCTTCTGTTAGAATCCAG GTTCTTGTAACCGGGTCATTGCATTTGGTTGGAGATGTACTAAAGCTGTTGAAGAGAtga